One genomic window of Misgurnus anguillicaudatus chromosome 12, ASM2758022v2, whole genome shotgun sequence includes the following:
- the arvcfa gene encoding splicing regulator ARVCF isoform X1, with protein MSVEVNEKPDPDEPPAEPSDNDAKDQTEELHSTEETTDGSTIKPENSPNTETYTESSGIGTEKSFSPDSESNPLSSSSSSSHEHILKEGSSECLEDSQTTCPDDQNQDESPPPDAEKEDACVLKPLQSEASVTSDPSSENIKDHQSALYSFLNNYSTVLPRFPYHQYSNLSTRNYLPENCYTLPLHRDGFARGGHTLPTCNNSTKGEQEGIDPRPSVPILAGTHHTRQSLDLSVDDHLGPLAHPYLQDLYRMQTLIPNKRASMVSLDTIRKDPRWRDPNLREVIAMLSHPMDPVKSNAAAYLQHLCYENDNVKQEVRQLRGIPVLVALLDHPKPEVHRKACGALRNISFGRDNFNKVAIKNSDGIPALLRLLRRSNDVEVRELVTGTLWNLSSHEPLKMIVINHGLQTLTDEIIIPHSGLRGDPNDPARPGDPEWNTVFKNTSGCLRLCCVYRNVSSDGAEARQRLRECDGLVDALLHALYSAVAKRDMNNKSVENSVCILRNLSYHVHKEVPGAEKFHLQTANHTSKSGGHHKKKEDLDCFGGRTTKEEWFHQCRKHGVSEKKVSSVDLPKRSLPMRGLELLYQPEVVRLYLSLLKLSQNHNTLEAAAGALQNLAAGHWAWSNYIRATVRKEKGLPVLVELLHSDADKVVRAIAIALRNLAIDHKNKDLIGSYAMRDLVSNLPCGQQRPAKNLEGDTVVAILNTILEIVSDNLENARFLIQGQGIQKLVSINRTSQSVRETKAASHILQTVWAYKDLRQTLCKAGWNKTHFKPAVSGLPKKQKNTKQGNDDITLPLMEKNQDGYCPVDPVERMGDAPCHVIERESFQGVNEKRPFIRTSRPAVGLVERTPQPLDSWV; from the exons ATGTCTGTCGAGGTGAATGAG AAACCGGACCCAGACGAACCACCAGCTGAACCCTCAGATAATGACGCCAAAGATCAGACAGAAGAACTTCACAGCACCGAAGAGACGACAGATGGGTCTACAATCAAACCTGAAAACTCACCCAACACTGAAACTTAT ACTGAAAGTTCTGGTATAGGAACGGAGAAATCCTTCAGTCCTGATTCCGAATCAAATCCACTCagtagcagcagcagcagctctCATGAACACATACTAAAG GAAGGGTCATCTGAATGTTTGGAGGACTCTCAGACAACATGTCCAGATGACCAAAATCAAGATGAATCTCCACCTCCTGATGCCGAGAAGGAAGatgcatgtgtgcttaaaccaCTTCAATCTGAAGCCAGTGTGACCTCCGACCCGAGCAGTGAGAACATCAAGGACCACCAATCAGCTCTGTACAGCTTTCTCAATAATTACAGCACCGTGCTGCCCAGGTTCCCTTACCACCAGTATTCAAATCTGTCCACCAGGAATTACTTACCGGAAAACTGTTACACGCTGCCGCTGCACAGGGATGGATTCGCTCGAGGCGGACACACGCTGCCCACCTGTAACAACTCTACTAAAGGTGAACAGGAAGGCATAGACCCGCGACCCTCTGTACCCATCCTAGCCGGGACTCATCATACGAGGCAGAGCTTAGACCTCTCTGTGGATGACCACCTGGGTCCGCTGGCCCATCCGTATTTACAGGATCTGTACAGGATGCAAACGCTCATACCGAACAAACGTGCCAGCATGGTGAGCCTGGACACCATTCGCAAAGACCCTCGCTGGAGGGACCCAAACCTCAGAGAGGTCATCGCCATGTTGAGCCACCCCATGGACCCGGTGAAGTCCAACGCCGCCGCGTATCTGCAGCACCTCTGCTATGAGAACGACAATGTCAAGCAAGAGGTCCGACAGCTGAGAGGAATCCCGGTCCTGGTGGCTCTTCTCGACCACCCCAAACCGGAAGTCCACCGTAAAGCATGCGGCGCGCTGAGGAACATCTCCTTCGGAAGAGACAACTTCAACAAGGTGGCTATTAAAAATTCCGACGGCATACCCGCACTTCTTAGGCTGCTGAGGAGATCGAATGATGTGGAGGTCAGAGAGCTGGTCACAG GAACGCTGTGGAATCTCTCCTCTCATGAACCTTTGAAGATGATCGTCATTAACCACGGCCTGCAGACGCTGACAGATGAGATCATCATTCCACATTCGGGTTTAAGGGGCGACCCCAACGACCCGGCCCGACCCGGAGACCCGGAGTGGAACACGGTCTTCAAGAACACATCTGGATGTCTGAG ACTGTGTTGCGTTTACAGGAACGTCAGTTCAGACGGCGCTGAAGCTCGACAGAGACTGCGGGAATGTGACGGACTCGTGGACGCACTGCTACACGCGCTTTACTCCGCTGTCGCTAAAAGAGACATGAATAACAAA TCAGTGGAGAACAGTGTTTGTATTCTGAGAAATCTGTCATATCATGTTCATAAAGAGGTGCCCGGCGCTGAGAAGTTTCATCTTCAAACAGCCAATCACACTTCAAAATCAGGTGGTCACCATAAGAAGAAAGAAGATCTGGACTGTTTTGGTGGACGGACCACTAAAG AGGAATGGTTTCATCAGT GCAGAAAACATGGTGTGAGTGAGAAGAAAGTCAGTAGTGTGGATTTGCCCAAAAGGAGTTTACCTATGAGAG GGTTGGAGCTTCTGTATCAGCCGGAGGTGGTTCGACTTTATCTGTCACTCCTTAAACTCAGCCAGAACCACAACACACTGGAGGCTGCGGCTGGAGCTCTGCAGAACCTCGCTGCTGGACACTGGGCC TGGTCCAATTATATTCGAGCAACTGTACGTAAAGAGAAAGGTCTGCCGGTTCTCGTCGAGCTCCTTCATTCTGATGCCGATAAAGTCGTGAGGGCCATCGCCATTGCACTGCGAAATTTAGCCATTGACCACAAAAATAAAGATCTCATCG GGAGTTACGCCATGCGAGACCTGGTCAGTAATTTGCCCTGCGGCCAGCAGCGACCCGCCAAGAACCTGGAGGGAGACACGGTGGTGGCCATTCTGAATACCATCCTGGAGATCGTCTCGGATAACCTGGAGAACGCTCGCTTCCTCATTCAAGGACAAGGAATCCAGAAACTGGTGTCCATCAACAGAACAAG CCAATCAGTGCGTGAGACCAAAGCAGCATCACACATCCTCCAGACCGTATGGGCCTATAAAGACCTGAGACAGACGCTCTGTAAGGCCGGCTGGAACAAAACTCACTTTAAG CCGGCCGTCTCTGGTCTACCGAAGAAACAGAAGAACACGAAGCAAGGCAACGATGACATCACACTGCCATTAATGGAGAAAAATCAAG ACGGATACTGTCCTGTTGATCCGGTGGAGAGGATGGGAGACGCTCCGTGTCACGTGATCGAGCGGGAATCTTTTCAG GGTGTAAATGAGAAGAGACCTTTCATCAGGACCAGCAGACCTGCGGTTGGTTTAGTGGAGCGAACACCACAGCCACTGGACTCATGGGTCTGA
- the arvcfa gene encoding splicing regulator ARVCF isoform X4, which produces MSVEVNEKPDPDEPPAEPSDNDAKDQTEELHSTEETTDGSTIKPENSPNTETYTESSGIGTEKSFSPDSESNPLSSSSSSSHEHILKEGSSECLEDSQTTCPDDQNQDESPPPDAEKEDACVLKPLQSEASVTSDPSSENIKDHQSALYSFLNNYSTVLPRFPYHQYSNLSTRNYLPENCYTLPLHRDGFARGGHTLPTCNNSTKGEQEGIDPRPSVPILAGTHHTRQSLDLSVDDHLGPLAHPYLQDLYRMQTLIPNKRASMVSLDTIRKDPRWRDPNLREVIAMLSHPMDPVKSNAAAYLQHLCYENDNVKQEVRQLRGIPVLVALLDHPKPEVHRKACGALRNISFGRDNFNKVAIKNSDGIPALLRLLRRSNDVEVRELVTGTLWNLSSHEPLKMIVINHGLQTLTDEIIIPHSGLRGDPNDPARPGDPEWNTVFKNTSGCLRNVSSDGAEARQRLRECDGLVDALLHALYSAVAKRDMNNKSVENSVCILRNLSYHVHKEVPGAEKFHLQTANHTSKSGGHHKKKEDLDCFGGRTTKGRKHGVSEKKVSSVDLPKRSLPMRGLELLYQPEVVRLYLSLLKLSQNHNTLEAAAGALQNLAAGHWAWSNYIRATVRKEKGLPVLVELLHSDADKVVRAIAIALRNLAIDHKNKDLIGSYAMRDLVSNLPCGQQRPAKNLEGDTVVAILNTILEIVSDNLENARFLIQGQGIQKLVSINRTSQSVRETKAASHILQTVWAYKDLRQTLCKAGWNKTHFKPAVSGLPKKQKNTKQGNDDITLPLMEKNQDGYCPVDPVERMGDAPCHVIERESFQGVNEKRPFIRTSRPAVGLVERTPQPLDSWV; this is translated from the exons ATGTCTGTCGAGGTGAATGAG AAACCGGACCCAGACGAACCACCAGCTGAACCCTCAGATAATGACGCCAAAGATCAGACAGAAGAACTTCACAGCACCGAAGAGACGACAGATGGGTCTACAATCAAACCTGAAAACTCACCCAACACTGAAACTTAT ACTGAAAGTTCTGGTATAGGAACGGAGAAATCCTTCAGTCCTGATTCCGAATCAAATCCACTCagtagcagcagcagcagctctCATGAACACATACTAAAG GAAGGGTCATCTGAATGTTTGGAGGACTCTCAGACAACATGTCCAGATGACCAAAATCAAGATGAATCTCCACCTCCTGATGCCGAGAAGGAAGatgcatgtgtgcttaaaccaCTTCAATCTGAAGCCAGTGTGACCTCCGACCCGAGCAGTGAGAACATCAAGGACCACCAATCAGCTCTGTACAGCTTTCTCAATAATTACAGCACCGTGCTGCCCAGGTTCCCTTACCACCAGTATTCAAATCTGTCCACCAGGAATTACTTACCGGAAAACTGTTACACGCTGCCGCTGCACAGGGATGGATTCGCTCGAGGCGGACACACGCTGCCCACCTGTAACAACTCTACTAAAGGTGAACAGGAAGGCATAGACCCGCGACCCTCTGTACCCATCCTAGCCGGGACTCATCATACGAGGCAGAGCTTAGACCTCTCTGTGGATGACCACCTGGGTCCGCTGGCCCATCCGTATTTACAGGATCTGTACAGGATGCAAACGCTCATACCGAACAAACGTGCCAGCATGGTGAGCCTGGACACCATTCGCAAAGACCCTCGCTGGAGGGACCCAAACCTCAGAGAGGTCATCGCCATGTTGAGCCACCCCATGGACCCGGTGAAGTCCAACGCCGCCGCGTATCTGCAGCACCTCTGCTATGAGAACGACAATGTCAAGCAAGAGGTCCGACAGCTGAGAGGAATCCCGGTCCTGGTGGCTCTTCTCGACCACCCCAAACCGGAAGTCCACCGTAAAGCATGCGGCGCGCTGAGGAACATCTCCTTCGGAAGAGACAACTTCAACAAGGTGGCTATTAAAAATTCCGACGGCATACCCGCACTTCTTAGGCTGCTGAGGAGATCGAATGATGTGGAGGTCAGAGAGCTGGTCACAG GAACGCTGTGGAATCTCTCCTCTCATGAACCTTTGAAGATGATCGTCATTAACCACGGCCTGCAGACGCTGACAGATGAGATCATCATTCCACATTCGGGTTTAAGGGGCGACCCCAACGACCCGGCCCGACCCGGAGACCCGGAGTGGAACACGGTCTTCAAGAACACATCTGGATGTCTGAG GAACGTCAGTTCAGACGGCGCTGAAGCTCGACAGAGACTGCGGGAATGTGACGGACTCGTGGACGCACTGCTACACGCGCTTTACTCCGCTGTCGCTAAAAGAGACATGAATAACAAA TCAGTGGAGAACAGTGTTTGTATTCTGAGAAATCTGTCATATCATGTTCATAAAGAGGTGCCCGGCGCTGAGAAGTTTCATCTTCAAACAGCCAATCACACTTCAAAATCAGGTGGTCACCATAAGAAGAAAGAAGATCTGGACTGTTTTGGTGGACGGACCACTAAAG GCAGAAAACATGGTGTGAGTGAGAAGAAAGTCAGTAGTGTGGATTTGCCCAAAAGGAGTTTACCTATGAGAG GGTTGGAGCTTCTGTATCAGCCGGAGGTGGTTCGACTTTATCTGTCACTCCTTAAACTCAGCCAGAACCACAACACACTGGAGGCTGCGGCTGGAGCTCTGCAGAACCTCGCTGCTGGACACTGGGCC TGGTCCAATTATATTCGAGCAACTGTACGTAAAGAGAAAGGTCTGCCGGTTCTCGTCGAGCTCCTTCATTCTGATGCCGATAAAGTCGTGAGGGCCATCGCCATTGCACTGCGAAATTTAGCCATTGACCACAAAAATAAAGATCTCATCG GGAGTTACGCCATGCGAGACCTGGTCAGTAATTTGCCCTGCGGCCAGCAGCGACCCGCCAAGAACCTGGAGGGAGACACGGTGGTGGCCATTCTGAATACCATCCTGGAGATCGTCTCGGATAACCTGGAGAACGCTCGCTTCCTCATTCAAGGACAAGGAATCCAGAAACTGGTGTCCATCAACAGAACAAG CCAATCAGTGCGTGAGACCAAAGCAGCATCACACATCCTCCAGACCGTATGGGCCTATAAAGACCTGAGACAGACGCTCTGTAAGGCCGGCTGGAACAAAACTCACTTTAAG CCGGCCGTCTCTGGTCTACCGAAGAAACAGAAGAACACGAAGCAAGGCAACGATGACATCACACTGCCATTAATGGAGAAAAATCAAG ACGGATACTGTCCTGTTGATCCGGTGGAGAGGATGGGAGACGCTCCGTGTCACGTGATCGAGCGGGAATCTTTTCAG GGTGTAAATGAGAAGAGACCTTTCATCAGGACCAGCAGACCTGCGGTTGGTTTAGTGGAGCGAACACCACAGCCACTGGACTCATGGGTCTGA
- the arvcfa gene encoding splicing regulator ARVCF isoform X2 codes for MSVEVNEKPDPDEPPAEPSDNDAKDQTEELHSTEETTDGSTIKPENSPNTETYTESSGIGTEKSFSPDSESNPLSSSSSSSHEHILKEGSSECLEDSQTTCPDDQNQDESPPPDAEKEDACVLKPLQSEASVTSDPSSENIKDHQSALYSFLNNYSTVLPRFPYHQYSNLSTRNYLPENCYTLPLHRDGFARGGHTLPTCNNSTKGEQEGIDPRPSVPILAGTHHTRQSLDLSVDDHLGPLAHPYLQDLYRMQTLIPNKRASMVSLDTIRKDPRWRDPNLREVIAMLSHPMDPVKSNAAAYLQHLCYENDNVKQEVRQLRGIPVLVALLDHPKPEVHRKACGALRNISFGRDNFNKVAIKNSDGIPALLRLLRRSNDVEVRELVTGTLWNLSSHEPLKMIVINHGLQTLTDEIIIPHSGLRGDPNDPARPGDPEWNTVFKNTSGCLRNVSSDGAEARQRLRECDGLVDALLHALYSAVAKRDMNNKSVENSVCILRNLSYHVHKEVPGAEKFHLQTANHTSKSGGHHKKKEDLDCFGGRTTKEEWFHQCRKHGVSEKKVSSVDLPKRSLPMRGLELLYQPEVVRLYLSLLKLSQNHNTLEAAAGALQNLAAGHWAWSNYIRATVRKEKGLPVLVELLHSDADKVVRAIAIALRNLAIDHKNKDLIGSYAMRDLVSNLPCGQQRPAKNLEGDTVVAILNTILEIVSDNLENARFLIQGQGIQKLVSINRTSQSVRETKAASHILQTVWAYKDLRQTLCKAGWNKTHFKPAVSGLPKKQKNTKQGNDDITLPLMEKNQDGYCPVDPVERMGDAPCHVIERESFQGVNEKRPFIRTSRPAVGLVERTPQPLDSWV; via the exons ATGTCTGTCGAGGTGAATGAG AAACCGGACCCAGACGAACCACCAGCTGAACCCTCAGATAATGACGCCAAAGATCAGACAGAAGAACTTCACAGCACCGAAGAGACGACAGATGGGTCTACAATCAAACCTGAAAACTCACCCAACACTGAAACTTAT ACTGAAAGTTCTGGTATAGGAACGGAGAAATCCTTCAGTCCTGATTCCGAATCAAATCCACTCagtagcagcagcagcagctctCATGAACACATACTAAAG GAAGGGTCATCTGAATGTTTGGAGGACTCTCAGACAACATGTCCAGATGACCAAAATCAAGATGAATCTCCACCTCCTGATGCCGAGAAGGAAGatgcatgtgtgcttaaaccaCTTCAATCTGAAGCCAGTGTGACCTCCGACCCGAGCAGTGAGAACATCAAGGACCACCAATCAGCTCTGTACAGCTTTCTCAATAATTACAGCACCGTGCTGCCCAGGTTCCCTTACCACCAGTATTCAAATCTGTCCACCAGGAATTACTTACCGGAAAACTGTTACACGCTGCCGCTGCACAGGGATGGATTCGCTCGAGGCGGACACACGCTGCCCACCTGTAACAACTCTACTAAAGGTGAACAGGAAGGCATAGACCCGCGACCCTCTGTACCCATCCTAGCCGGGACTCATCATACGAGGCAGAGCTTAGACCTCTCTGTGGATGACCACCTGGGTCCGCTGGCCCATCCGTATTTACAGGATCTGTACAGGATGCAAACGCTCATACCGAACAAACGTGCCAGCATGGTGAGCCTGGACACCATTCGCAAAGACCCTCGCTGGAGGGACCCAAACCTCAGAGAGGTCATCGCCATGTTGAGCCACCCCATGGACCCGGTGAAGTCCAACGCCGCCGCGTATCTGCAGCACCTCTGCTATGAGAACGACAATGTCAAGCAAGAGGTCCGACAGCTGAGAGGAATCCCGGTCCTGGTGGCTCTTCTCGACCACCCCAAACCGGAAGTCCACCGTAAAGCATGCGGCGCGCTGAGGAACATCTCCTTCGGAAGAGACAACTTCAACAAGGTGGCTATTAAAAATTCCGACGGCATACCCGCACTTCTTAGGCTGCTGAGGAGATCGAATGATGTGGAGGTCAGAGAGCTGGTCACAG GAACGCTGTGGAATCTCTCCTCTCATGAACCTTTGAAGATGATCGTCATTAACCACGGCCTGCAGACGCTGACAGATGAGATCATCATTCCACATTCGGGTTTAAGGGGCGACCCCAACGACCCGGCCCGACCCGGAGACCCGGAGTGGAACACGGTCTTCAAGAACACATCTGGATGTCTGAG GAACGTCAGTTCAGACGGCGCTGAAGCTCGACAGAGACTGCGGGAATGTGACGGACTCGTGGACGCACTGCTACACGCGCTTTACTCCGCTGTCGCTAAAAGAGACATGAATAACAAA TCAGTGGAGAACAGTGTTTGTATTCTGAGAAATCTGTCATATCATGTTCATAAAGAGGTGCCCGGCGCTGAGAAGTTTCATCTTCAAACAGCCAATCACACTTCAAAATCAGGTGGTCACCATAAGAAGAAAGAAGATCTGGACTGTTTTGGTGGACGGACCACTAAAG AGGAATGGTTTCATCAGT GCAGAAAACATGGTGTGAGTGAGAAGAAAGTCAGTAGTGTGGATTTGCCCAAAAGGAGTTTACCTATGAGAG GGTTGGAGCTTCTGTATCAGCCGGAGGTGGTTCGACTTTATCTGTCACTCCTTAAACTCAGCCAGAACCACAACACACTGGAGGCTGCGGCTGGAGCTCTGCAGAACCTCGCTGCTGGACACTGGGCC TGGTCCAATTATATTCGAGCAACTGTACGTAAAGAGAAAGGTCTGCCGGTTCTCGTCGAGCTCCTTCATTCTGATGCCGATAAAGTCGTGAGGGCCATCGCCATTGCACTGCGAAATTTAGCCATTGACCACAAAAATAAAGATCTCATCG GGAGTTACGCCATGCGAGACCTGGTCAGTAATTTGCCCTGCGGCCAGCAGCGACCCGCCAAGAACCTGGAGGGAGACACGGTGGTGGCCATTCTGAATACCATCCTGGAGATCGTCTCGGATAACCTGGAGAACGCTCGCTTCCTCATTCAAGGACAAGGAATCCAGAAACTGGTGTCCATCAACAGAACAAG CCAATCAGTGCGTGAGACCAAAGCAGCATCACACATCCTCCAGACCGTATGGGCCTATAAAGACCTGAGACAGACGCTCTGTAAGGCCGGCTGGAACAAAACTCACTTTAAG CCGGCCGTCTCTGGTCTACCGAAGAAACAGAAGAACACGAAGCAAGGCAACGATGACATCACACTGCCATTAATGGAGAAAAATCAAG ACGGATACTGTCCTGTTGATCCGGTGGAGAGGATGGGAGACGCTCCGTGTCACGTGATCGAGCGGGAATCTTTTCAG GGTGTAAATGAGAAGAGACCTTTCATCAGGACCAGCAGACCTGCGGTTGGTTTAGTGGAGCGAACACCACAGCCACTGGACTCATGGGTCTGA
- the arvcfa gene encoding splicing regulator ARVCF isoform X3 gives MSVEVNEKPDPDEPPAEPSDNDAKDQTEELHSTEETTDGSTIKPENSPNTETYTESSGIGTEKSFSPDSESNPLSSSSSSSHEHILKEGSSECLEDSQTTCPDDQNQDESPPPDAEKEDACVLKPLQSEASVTSDPSSENIKDHQSALYSFLNNYSTVLPRFPYHQYSNLSTRNYLPENCYTLPLHRDGFARGGHTLPTCNNSTKGEQEGIDPRPSVPILAGTHHTRQSLDLSVDDHLGPLAHPYLQDLYRMQTLIPNKRASMVSLDTIRKDPRWRDPNLREVIAMLSHPMDPVKSNAAAYLQHLCYENDNVKQEVRQLRGIPVLVALLDHPKPEVHRKACGALRNISFGRDNFNKVAIKNSDGIPALLRLLRRSNDVEVRELVTGTLWNLSSHEPLKMIVINHGLQTLTDEIIIPHSGLRGDPNDPARPGDPEWNTVFKNTSGCLRLCCVYRNVSSDGAEARQRLRECDGLVDALLHALYSAVAKRDMNNKSVENSVCILRNLSYHVHKEVPGAEKFHLQTANHTSKSGGHHKKKEDLDCFGGRTTKGRKHGVSEKKVSSVDLPKRSLPMRGLELLYQPEVVRLYLSLLKLSQNHNTLEAAAGALQNLAAGHWAWSNYIRATVRKEKGLPVLVELLHSDADKVVRAIAIALRNLAIDHKNKDLIGSYAMRDLVSNLPCGQQRPAKNLEGDTVVAILNTILEIVSDNLENARFLIQGQGIQKLVSINRTSQSVRETKAASHILQTVWAYKDLRQTLCKAGWNKTHFKPAVSGLPKKQKNTKQGNDDITLPLMEKNQDGYCPVDPVERMGDAPCHVIERESFQGVNEKRPFIRTSRPAVGLVERTPQPLDSWV, from the exons ATGTCTGTCGAGGTGAATGAG AAACCGGACCCAGACGAACCACCAGCTGAACCCTCAGATAATGACGCCAAAGATCAGACAGAAGAACTTCACAGCACCGAAGAGACGACAGATGGGTCTACAATCAAACCTGAAAACTCACCCAACACTGAAACTTAT ACTGAAAGTTCTGGTATAGGAACGGAGAAATCCTTCAGTCCTGATTCCGAATCAAATCCACTCagtagcagcagcagcagctctCATGAACACATACTAAAG GAAGGGTCATCTGAATGTTTGGAGGACTCTCAGACAACATGTCCAGATGACCAAAATCAAGATGAATCTCCACCTCCTGATGCCGAGAAGGAAGatgcatgtgtgcttaaaccaCTTCAATCTGAAGCCAGTGTGACCTCCGACCCGAGCAGTGAGAACATCAAGGACCACCAATCAGCTCTGTACAGCTTTCTCAATAATTACAGCACCGTGCTGCCCAGGTTCCCTTACCACCAGTATTCAAATCTGTCCACCAGGAATTACTTACCGGAAAACTGTTACACGCTGCCGCTGCACAGGGATGGATTCGCTCGAGGCGGACACACGCTGCCCACCTGTAACAACTCTACTAAAGGTGAACAGGAAGGCATAGACCCGCGACCCTCTGTACCCATCCTAGCCGGGACTCATCATACGAGGCAGAGCTTAGACCTCTCTGTGGATGACCACCTGGGTCCGCTGGCCCATCCGTATTTACAGGATCTGTACAGGATGCAAACGCTCATACCGAACAAACGTGCCAGCATGGTGAGCCTGGACACCATTCGCAAAGACCCTCGCTGGAGGGACCCAAACCTCAGAGAGGTCATCGCCATGTTGAGCCACCCCATGGACCCGGTGAAGTCCAACGCCGCCGCGTATCTGCAGCACCTCTGCTATGAGAACGACAATGTCAAGCAAGAGGTCCGACAGCTGAGAGGAATCCCGGTCCTGGTGGCTCTTCTCGACCACCCCAAACCGGAAGTCCACCGTAAAGCATGCGGCGCGCTGAGGAACATCTCCTTCGGAAGAGACAACTTCAACAAGGTGGCTATTAAAAATTCCGACGGCATACCCGCACTTCTTAGGCTGCTGAGGAGATCGAATGATGTGGAGGTCAGAGAGCTGGTCACAG GAACGCTGTGGAATCTCTCCTCTCATGAACCTTTGAAGATGATCGTCATTAACCACGGCCTGCAGACGCTGACAGATGAGATCATCATTCCACATTCGGGTTTAAGGGGCGACCCCAACGACCCGGCCCGACCCGGAGACCCGGAGTGGAACACGGTCTTCAAGAACACATCTGGATGTCTGAG ACTGTGTTGCGTTTACAGGAACGTCAGTTCAGACGGCGCTGAAGCTCGACAGAGACTGCGGGAATGTGACGGACTCGTGGACGCACTGCTACACGCGCTTTACTCCGCTGTCGCTAAAAGAGACATGAATAACAAA TCAGTGGAGAACAGTGTTTGTATTCTGAGAAATCTGTCATATCATGTTCATAAAGAGGTGCCCGGCGCTGAGAAGTTTCATCTTCAAACAGCCAATCACACTTCAAAATCAGGTGGTCACCATAAGAAGAAAGAAGATCTGGACTGTTTTGGTGGACGGACCACTAAAG GCAGAAAACATGGTGTGAGTGAGAAGAAAGTCAGTAGTGTGGATTTGCCCAAAAGGAGTTTACCTATGAGAG GGTTGGAGCTTCTGTATCAGCCGGAGGTGGTTCGACTTTATCTGTCACTCCTTAAACTCAGCCAGAACCACAACACACTGGAGGCTGCGGCTGGAGCTCTGCAGAACCTCGCTGCTGGACACTGGGCC TGGTCCAATTATATTCGAGCAACTGTACGTAAAGAGAAAGGTCTGCCGGTTCTCGTCGAGCTCCTTCATTCTGATGCCGATAAAGTCGTGAGGGCCATCGCCATTGCACTGCGAAATTTAGCCATTGACCACAAAAATAAAGATCTCATCG GGAGTTACGCCATGCGAGACCTGGTCAGTAATTTGCCCTGCGGCCAGCAGCGACCCGCCAAGAACCTGGAGGGAGACACGGTGGTGGCCATTCTGAATACCATCCTGGAGATCGTCTCGGATAACCTGGAGAACGCTCGCTTCCTCATTCAAGGACAAGGAATCCAGAAACTGGTGTCCATCAACAGAACAAG CCAATCAGTGCGTGAGACCAAAGCAGCATCACACATCCTCCAGACCGTATGGGCCTATAAAGACCTGAGACAGACGCTCTGTAAGGCCGGCTGGAACAAAACTCACTTTAAG CCGGCCGTCTCTGGTCTACCGAAGAAACAGAAGAACACGAAGCAAGGCAACGATGACATCACACTGCCATTAATGGAGAAAAATCAAG ACGGATACTGTCCTGTTGATCCGGTGGAGAGGATGGGAGACGCTCCGTGTCACGTGATCGAGCGGGAATCTTTTCAG GGTGTAAATGAGAAGAGACCTTTCATCAGGACCAGCAGACCTGCGGTTGGTTTAGTGGAGCGAACACCACAGCCACTGGACTCATGGGTCTGA